ACCAAAAGTTCTGACCACGTCGCCTGCTTCTGCATGCGACAAAATGTTCCGGGTCGTTGATACGTTAAGCGCCAACCGGAACAAGGTCGTAATCAAAAGTAAGGAAGGAAAGATGGAGAACTGCAGGGCTTCTTGTGTATTCATAGCTACTAAGATAATCATTAAAGCAACTGATATATTGATAATCAGCAGAAAATCCAGTAAAGGGATTGGTACCGGTACAATCATCATTAAGACAATACAAATAATGCCTACCAGAACCACTAAATCTTTGATTTTCAACAGATTGTACCTCCCTCTTCGTTAATTCGTTTTGCCCTTAATTTTATAGACGTAAGCTAACACTTCAGCGACTGCTTGGAATAAATCAGCTGGAATGGCTTCACCGATTTCCACTTGGGCAAATATAGCACGTGCTAATGGCTTGTTTTCCATCGTCACAACACCATTCTTCTTGGCCACTTCTTTAATTTTGAGAGCTACATAGTCAGCACCCTTGGCAATAACCGTAGGCGCCTGCATGTTAGAGGAATCATATTTCAAAGCAACAGCAAAGTGAGTCGGGTTCGTGATAATAACATCCGCTTTGGGAACTTCTTGCATCATCCGCTGCATAGCCATTTGACGCTGCTTCGCACGAATCTTTCCTTTAATCAGCGGATCTCCTTCACTTTTCTTATACTCATCTTTGATATCCTGCTTGGACATTTTGAGACTCTTCTCATACTCGTACTTCTGATAGATATAGTCAAATACCGCAAGCACAATAAGAATAGCACCAATTTTAATGCCAAGTTTTAAAGTAAGTGAAGCAATAAATGAAAAGGTGCTTTCTAGTGGCGAATGGCCTAACCCTAATAACTTAGCCTTCTCCCCCATTAAAGTGGTGTACACAACGTAACCGATAATCAGCATCTTCATGGTGGATTTCAAAAAATCCATCACCGTGCGCAAGGAGAAGATTTTTTTGAACCCTTCAAGCGGATTAATTTTACTGAATTTCATCATCAAGGGATCGCCGATAAACATAAAGCCAATCTGCGCGTAATTCCCAATGAAAGCGATCAAGACAACAAGAATGAAGATGGGTGCCAGAATGATTAAGCCTTGTGTTACCAAATTTGTGAATAAGACTTGAACATTCCCCATCGTAATATCCATATTGAGTTGATTATTGTATACGTTTTTGAACATACTGATGATTCTTACTTTCATGTAGCTTCCAAACAAGAGGAACGACAAGAATGAAAAGAGGAGGATTAGCGCTGCTGGCAAGTCCATGCTCTTGGCAACCTGCCCCTTTTTACGGGCATCCTGCCTCTTCTTCGCTGTCGCAGGTTCCGTCTTTTCTCCTGCAAACCATTGTAAATCAAGCTGCAAGCGATATGGCTGGGACACGGTTTCCTCCTACTCAGGGAGAGGGTTGCTGTGTACCACTAACTAGTTGAAGCAACTTCTCCATGTAATCAAATATCGTTGCAAATAAATTTTGAAATTGTGAAATCAATTCTGGGAAAAGCACAACTAGCAAGAAAAGGCCCAGAATCATTTTCAATGGTGCGCCGATGACAAAAATATTGAATTGCGGAGCTACCCTTGTCAACAGCCCTAATCCTAAATCTGTTAAAAAAAGGGCTGCAATAATAGGAGCAGCAAGTTGGAACGAAAGATAAAACATTTTCGACAATGATTTAACAAGAAAATCCGATATCTCACCATTGTAAATATGGGCGAACAATTGATTATCCAATGGAACCCATTTATAACTATCAATAATCGCTCTAATCAAAAAGTGATGTCCATCAAAAGTTAAAAAAAGCAAGATGGCGACCATATACTTGAGATTACCTAACATCGGGGATGATACCCCTGTTAAAGGATCAATGACACTAGCCATACTATAACCGATTTGCATATCCATAAATGAACCGGCTGTTTGCACAACTGTAAAGAAAATATAGGCCAGGAAACCAAGTAAAATGCCAATCAGCATTTCACGAATGATCAAGAGGATGTATTCACCATCCAATGGTATAGGCTTGTCAAGACCCATACTTGCAAAAATAAGGAAAGAGATGAATACAGAAAGACCGATTTTGAACATCATCGGCACATTTCGCGAGGAAAGCACCGGAACCACGACAAAGAATGATGTAATTCGACAAAAGATAAGCAAAAAAATAGGGATTGCCTGAAAAAATATGTTTGTCATATCGCTCACAACCTAACCAACGAATTTGTAAAGGTTGTTGAGTAAATTAAACGTAAAGTCTACCAATGTATTCATAATCCATGGCCCAAAAATTAAAATAGAAAGCAGTACTGCAACAATTTTGGGAACAAAAGCTAACGTCTGCTCTTGAATCTGCGTAGTTGCTTGGAAAATACTGATGATCAAGCCAACAACAAGCCCAATAATCAACATGGGGGCACTGGCTTTCAGTACGGTATAAACAGCTTCACCGGCAATACGAATGACAAATTCCGAACCCATTTAGTAATCCTCCGATATTTTGATCCTCAACCATAGCTAAGGAGTAATGATCTCACAACAAGGTACCAACCATCTACTAAAATAAACAGCAGGATCTTGAAAGGCAATGAAATCATAACAGGCGGCAACATCATCATCCCCATCGCCATTAAGGTACTAGAAACAACCATATCGATGACCAGAAACGGAATAAATATCATAAATCCCATCTGGAAGGCTGATTTCAGTTCACTAATCGCATAAGCCGGTACTAAAGAAGTAATAGGAATATCTTCAACACCAGTAGGCGCTTTAGCTTTGGTGTAATCTAGAAATAGCTTTAAATCCTTCTGCCTGGTATGTTTGAACATAAACTTCTTCATCGGCAGTGAAGCTTTCTCAAAAGCCTGGGTTTGATTAATTTCCCCCTTCAAGTAGGGTTGAAGTGCCGTCTGATTAACTTCCCCCAAAGTTGGAGACATAATAAAAAAGGTTAAAAACAGAGCGAGTCCGATTAAAACCTGATTGGGTGGCATCTGCTGTGTTCCCAGTGACGTTCTTACGAAACCTAGTACAATGACGATACGCGTAAAGCTGGTCATCAAAATTAGAAATGATGGAGCAAGGCTCAAAACAGTTAACAATAGCAATAAGGTTACCGTATTAGAGGAACCAGCGGCAGCGCCTCCGGTACCAATATTTACATTTAATCCAGGAATCGGATTGTTCGGATCTGTCTCGGCAGCTGAAGCTGTCAGAGAGATTAGAAAGACGGAAATGAACACGATTAATAGGGCAAGAATTCGTTTATTTCTCTTCATTCATCATTCAACCGATCTGTTGGTTTTTGATCTGAAAGCCAATCTTCCACATTTTTATTCCGATTTGAAACTCGTTGAAGTTTGTCATGAAATACTTGTTGAAAGGAAGAAGTGATTTCAACTTCCTCTTCAATATCTTTCTTTTTAAGCGGCAGCTTGCCAATCCACTTCGTCAATGCCCCAAAACCGACTCTGTCATCCTGAGAGGAAGTCAGTAAATCAGTAATATATGCTACTTCATCGGCGTCATTAATCTTATCCAATAACTGAATATTCTCACCGACGCCAACCACGAAGAGCGAATGACCAATTTCTACAATCTGGATTGACTTATTTTGCCCAAGGGGAACTCCACCTAAAGATCGAATCGAGTTCCCAAACATGGTGCCTTTATTTCTCTTAGCTATATACTTGATGAGTACAAAGAACAACAGAATGATTAAAACGAGAAAGAAAATGACCTTGACAACCATACCAAACGAATCAAAGGAGTCTGTAGTCGGAAAATCAGATGTTGGCAGACCTTGTCCTGGCTCTGTTTCGGCAAAGCTTATTGACGTCGTGTACAACATCGCGGCTACACTAAGTAACGTAGTTAATAGTCGCTTCGATTGGAGTCTTCTCATAGTCGCATCCCTCTTGGTTTATGTAAGACTCAACCGAATTAAGGGGCTTACCCTAGAGTCTTTTTAATTGCTTCGATAACACGGTCTGCCTGGAACGGCTTAACGATAAAGTCTTTAGCACCAGCTTGAATCGCGTCGATAACCATCGCTTGTTGCCCCATCGCGGAACACATGATAACTTTCGCATTTGGCTCAATCTTCTTGATTTCTTTCAAAGCTTGAATCCCATCCATCTCAGGCATTGTGATATCCATTGTAATCAGATCTGGTTTCAATTCTTTGTATTTCTCAATAGCTTGTGCGCCATCATTCGCTTCGCCACAAACCTCATACCCATTTTTAGATAGAATATCACGAATCATCATTCTCATAAAAGCAGCATCATCAACAATAAGAATACGGTTAGCCATGAATAAAGTCCCCCTAGAATTAAATTATTGTAGCTTTTGAATTCGTTCCCATTGATTAACAATGTCCGTAACACGAACCCCAAAGTTTTCATCGATAACCACGACTTCGCCTTTGGCGATTAACTTATTATTAACTAAGATGTCCACAGGCTCACCTGCTAATTTATCCAATTCAATAATAGATCCTTGTGACAATTCCAAAATATCTTTGATCACCTTGTGGGTTCTGCCTAACTCTACCGTTACTTTCAGAGGAATATCCAAAAGCAGATCAAGATTTGTATCTTCCGCATGAGAGTACGAACCATTTTGTAAATTACCAAACTGAACGGGTTGCACATTTACATTGCGATTCGGCATCCCACCATATGCGGCTGCAGGTGGCTGCTGATACATAGGCTGTTGAGGTGGATACATGGGTTGTCCCATCGGTGGTTGTTGATACATCGGTTGCTCATACATAGGCTGCTGCTGCTGCTGGTACATAGGCTGCTCATAAACAGGCTGAGCTGCTGCAGGAGGAGGTGTATGAACTTCTTGCTTAGGTGCGGAAGGAGCAGGTGCTTGTGCAGCCGGGGCAGCTTCCATCTCAGACTCTGAACCACCACCCATTAGGATCGATACCATTTCTTTGGCGAAAGGAACAGGAAGTAACTGCATGATGTTGGAATCAATAAGATCGCCAATGATGAGTCGGAACGATATCTTAATAAATACGTCCTCGTCAGGTAATTTTCCTTCTCCTTTCGACAAATTTAATATGTCGATTCCAGGCGGTGAGATATTGACAAATCGATTAAAGATGGTAGACATCGAAGTTGCGGATGAACCCATCATCTGATTCATTGCTTCTTGAACAGCGCTGATGTGAATTTCACTGAGATTTTCATCTCCACCAGTACCGTCTCCACCCATCATAAGATCAGCGATCACTTGCGCGTCACTTGTTTTGATGACAAGTAAATTAATACCATCAAAACCATCGACATAATTAACATGAACCGCTACATGTGGTTTAGGAAACTCTTGTTCCAATTCCTCTTTGCCGATTATTGACACACGAGGTGTTGTAATATCGACTTTCTTACCCAGCAATGTCGAAAGAGCTGTGGCTGCACTGCCAAATGTAATATTACCAATTTCACCGAGTGCATCCTGCTCTAACGAAGATAAATAGTCTTCAACTTTAGGAGGCCCTTGATAAGAAGAGGCTGGACTATCGTCCGAGGACTGTCTCAACAAAGCGTCGATCTCTTCTTGGGACAGATAATCTCTGTTATTCGTCATAATCTTCTTCTCCTTCGTTTACGATTTCTGTAATTTGTACAGCCATCTTCCCTTTTAAGGTACCAGGGCTTCCGAGATATTTCAGCTTCTCGCCCACTTTGACTTGAAGCGAATCTTCGACGGATTTATGCAGTGGGATAACATCGCCAATTGTTAAACCAAGGAAGTCACGTATGTTAATTTCAGACGAACCCAGTTCTGCAATGAGTGGCAACTTGGTTTTTTCCAAGCGCGATTGAAGTGCTTCCACTTCTTCAGGAGCTCTCGTCTTTTTCTGGGAAACAAACCAATGATGCACGGATAGACGAGGCATGATCGGCTCAATAACCACATGAGGAATACAAAGATTGATCATCCCCGTGGTATCACCGATTTTGGTACTAAGCGAGATCAGTGCAATCGTTTCATTCGGAGAAACAATTTGCATAAATTGCGGATTCGTTTCAAGTGCCTCTAATCTTGGCTGAATGTCGATAACGGTCTTCCAAGCTTCTTGCAAACTATCGAAGGCTCTACTAAAAATACGTTCCATCACAATCGTTTCAATTTCAGTTAAGGCATTAATTTTCGTAGGGGTCGTGCCTGCTCCACCCAATAATCGATCCAACATAGCGAACGCAACATTGGGATGAACCTCAAGTACCATTCGACCCTCTAAAGGCTCCGCTTCAAAGATGTTCAAAATGGTCATTTTCGGGATCGAACGAATAAATTCGTCGTAGGGCAGCTGCTCCACTTGGACAACACTAATTTGTACAAACGTACGAAGTTGTGCTGAAAAATACGTAGTTAAGAATCGCGCAAAATTTTCGTGAATCCGAGTTAAGCTTCGAATATGATCCTTGGAGAAGCGCACGGCTCTCTTAAAGTCATACGCCCTTACCTTCTTCTGCGTATCCTCTTTTTTAAGTTCATCCGCATCCATTTCGCCAGAGGACAAAGCAGCTAGCAAAGCATCGATCTCATTTTGCGATAGAACATCAACCATTCGAGTCACCTCCTTTAAGCAAAATCAAAAGCGAGTTATTGAAGTACTTTATCGGTTATCCAAATTTGCTTGATTTTTCCTTCGTGTAACAATGGGTTTAGTTTATTCATTAAAGTTGAAGTTAAACTATCAGAACCTTTGCTGCCTTCAATCTGATCTTTCGTCAAATCACCTAAAGCTTGTACAATTGTTCCTTTGACCGCGGAGTCCAATAAACTATCAAACTCTGCTTTACCCTTAGCATTTTCTAATTCAAAAGCGAAGCTAATTTTAATGAAATTCTGACTGCCGGATAAGTTTGTTAAAATATCTTTGATAATGGCTGTGTTAGCTTTGACTGCCTCAGCAGAAGGTGCTTTGGTCGGTTTTACACTAGCAACAGCATCTTGTGCTTTGGCGGCAGGATCTTTGGATTCGTTATTTTTCTCCATAAAGTTCCATAATACAAAGGCCGCTGTCAAAATCAGTGTAATCGCAATTAGAATGGAGACAATGAGTATGAAAATTTTGTTCTTAAACACTTACGAACCCTCCGCATCCTTGGACTTAATAGTCGCTCGAACTGAGCCAATCTCCTGCATGTAGGTCCGCACTAAGCTTACCACAACCTCTGCCTTTTCGAGAACTGTGATTTTCTTTCCTGTTGTTAAACTAATCATGGTATCAGGAGTCTCTTCAATCTGTTCAATCAATAAGGCATTCAGAAAAATAGGCTTGCCGTTTAAACGTGTGAGAGAAATCATGTTTCTCCTCCTGTATCAGGATAAGGGGAGGCAAGCTCCCCTCACTTCACATTACTGAAAATTAACGTTTAAGATTTACGACTTCTTGCAGCACTTCATCGGAAGTTGTAATAATGCGTGAATTCGCTTGGAAACCACGTTGAGCGATGATCATCTCCGTAAATTCACCAGTCAAATCAACATTGGACATTTCCAATTGACCTGAGATCAGGGTGCCCGTACCTGTTGCTGTATTGCCTGGCACATCAATAGTTAAAGCACCTTCTGGATTCGCGTTGGCTGTCATACGGTACAAATTCCCACCAATTTTCTCAAGTCCTGATGGATTGATGACTTTAACAACACCAACTTTTTGTCCTGTTGTAACCGTTGCACCTGTGGAGTCGATACCAATAATATCTCCATTTTGCGCGATTGAGAAAGAAACAATGTCCTCAGGAATAACGATTGGGCCAGCACCTTCAGCCCCCATCACATGAAGTCCTTCAGCATTAACTAAGTTGCGAGTAGGATCTAGCGTGAAATTCCCCGATCTTGTAAGATAAGGCGCATCTGTTTGCTCCGCAGTCCCTACTGCAAAAAATCCATCACCATTAATACGTAAATCCGTTGTTACATTAGTAGTCATTGCACTACCCGGTGTATGAATTGTATCGATTGCAGCTAAACTAACTCCTAGACCAACTTGCTGTGCATTCACACCACCGCGGTTGTCATCGGGAGCACTCACACCGGAAACAGTTTGGCTAAGAATGTCTTTGAACATAACACGGCTGCCTTTGAAACCAATTGTATTAACGTTGGCAATGTTATTACCGATAACATCTAATTTAGTTTGAAAACCACGCATACCTGAAACGCCTGAGTATAAAGATCTTAACATCTATTTGGGCCTCCAATCGGTTTTTAAAATCATGAGCTGCTTCATTCGTTCCACAGCCCCAGGCTTCCTGCACGGTCGAGCCTGATTCTTATGCGATAACAATGGCACTGTCGATTTGAGTAAATACATGTTCATTCATAGAGGTTCCATCAAGCGCCGTCACGACGGTTCGGTTAGGAACATTAACAATCAAAGCATTGCCACCCAGGATCATTAGCGCATCTTTGGCACCTTTAGCGGCCACCTTATCGATTGCTTGACTAAGTTTATCCAATTGCTCGGGCTTTAGTTGAATGCCTCTCTCCTTAAGTCTAACCTCTGCATGATGACTGAAACGAACAAATTGGTCCTGAAGAAGTTGTTGAAACTTGGGAATACCGGGTGTAGATACCGGTTGCTGTACAGGTGTTCGTCTCGTAGACGCCGGAGAAACCGCATTAGGATAAAGCTGTCCAATGGATATTCTCTCTGTCATTTTGTTTCTCCAACATTCTCAATTTTTTTGAGCTTGTCGAGAGAAATTTCCACTCCCTTCACAGAGGCATACTGATTGCCTTCTTTAAATGTAATGGAATCTACAATACCTGTTTTTTCAGAGGAAGCACCCGATGAATCTATATCCGTCCACGTCACCGATTTACCAATTAACCCTGACACGAAACCAAGAGATTGGCGCATCAACTTCATTTCGCCAGCCATATTCGTCAATTGCTCAACGGATGTGAACTGTGCCATTTGAGCAATAAACTCTTTATCTTGCAAAGGCTGAGTCGGGTCTTGATTTTGAAGCTGTGTGATCAAAATCTTGAGAAAATCATCTTTGCCTAATGTATTGTTGTCTTTTTGTTTCGTCTTGGCATTATTGCCTGCATTAATTAAATCTGACACATTTCCTACAACCGGGTTTGAAGCCATACTTTCACCTCCAACTGCTTCATATGTATTCATCTAGGCAATGACATCGAAGGAGTTTCCATTCACAGCGGTGCGAACTTGAGCAATGTTGTCGACTTCTTGATTAAAATCAAGAGAATCTTCTTGAAAATTGCCAGTACGATTCTTGTTTTGCTGCTGTGATTGACCAAAGGTCTGTTGTTGACGTTGATCCTGGAACATACTTGATTGCATATTCTGGTTCTGCGTAACTTCCAGTTTCTCGACTTGTAAACCTTGAACCTGAAGTGCTTGTCTTAGCGATGGAAGCTGACTTTCTAACATCTGCTTGCCGGCTAAAGTATCCGCTGCGAATTGCGCGATCAATTGACCGTCATGCATGGAAATTCTAACATCGACTTGACCCAGGTTTTTGGGAAACAAGGAAAGTTTCGCTTCAGAGAATGAGCCAGCTACTGTAATCTTCATGTTTTTCAGAACATGTTCTGTCATTTCTTCAGCAAAATTACCTGCGTTAATAGTTGCTGGAGCTTTAACTACAGCTGTATTAGCGATCTGTGCTTTCTGAAGATCTGCAATCGTTACAACAGTATTCGTGGACAGATTGGATTCCGTTGGCAAATCCACAAGGTCAACGAAAGATTCTTTGGAATCTGTTTGTGACTCGAGCGTTGACGAAATAAAAACATTTTTTGCCGCAAGCAGTTCTAATCTGGACTTAGGTTGTTGCACAAGTGTGAATGAATCACCATCCAGTTTCTGTGGCAAAACCAGATTACTTGTACGCTTATGATGACTAGCTTTGTCTACATGAACTAATTCTTCTTTGTTTCCATCTACTGATCCTTCTGCTGCTTCTACAACTGGTGTTGCTGGTTTCGAGGATATAGCTGGTCCTTTCAGATTCGCCATCAGTTCAGGAAGCAAAGGTTGAATCGTGTTCTGCAAGTCTTGATTAAGAAACTTCACAATCGGGTTGTCCGGTTGTTGTTTTGTTAAAGTAGCAAGCGCGAGCAACGTGTTCTGTGCATCTAAATTTAACGTATCTGCAGGTTGCAAGTTCAATCCATTCGATATAGGAAAGGCTCCGCTAGCTTGACCGTCACCAAGCGTTTGCAATAGCAGCTTAGCATCTGCAAACCATTGGCCAACTTTAGGGTCTTGCAACAATTGCTCTGCTAATGCTGGATTGCTATTCATCGCTTCAAGCAGCATCTCAGGAAGAGGTTGGTCCTCTGTTCCTTGATTAGGTTGTGCAACTGCTCCTTGTATGGGTAAAACCAAACTTTGCAGCATCTGCAGCAGCATATTCAGTGAAATTGCGGGATCCGTTGCACTTTGTTCCCCTGCAGTTGACTCCTGCGATAGTTGTCCTCCCAATACTTGGTTAAAAGCATCTTTGGATGCAGCATCCGTGGACGCTGTTTTACCAGCAGTTGCTGTGGAAGTTGTGTTCGCAGTTGGAACTTTAGCTATTTGAACATCCATTTTATTCACCTCCCTTCATGACATCCACATTTCTTATTGAACAAGTTTGACTGAAATGGCAGCAGCGATTTCCTTATTCGCATCTGAAAGTGATGACATGACTTTTGAGCGTGAGGCATTGTCCATCCCACTTAGAATTGCCAATACCTTTTCTGGATTTGATTTATTCATT
Above is a genomic segment from Paenibacillus sp. HWE-109 containing:
- a CDS encoding flagellar hook capping FlgD N-terminal domain-containing protein — protein: MASNPVVGNVSDLINAGNNAKTKQKDNNTLGKDDFLKILITQLQNQDPTQPLQDKEFIAQMAQFTSVEQLTNMAGEMKLMRQSLGFVSGLIGKSVTWTDIDSSGASSEKTGIVDSITFKEGNQYASVKGVEISLDKLKKIENVGETK
- a CDS encoding flagellar biosynthetic protein FliO; translated protein: MRRLQSKRLLTTLLSVAAMLYTTSISFAETEPGQGLPTSDFPTTDSFDSFGMVVKVIFFLVLIILLFFVLIKYIAKRNKGTMFGNSIRSLGGVPLGQNKSIQIVEIGHSLFVVGVGENIQLLDKINDADEVAYITDLLTSSQDDRVGFGALTKWIGKLPLKKKDIEEEVEITSSFQQVFHDKLQRVSNRNKNVEDWLSDQKPTDRLNDE
- a CDS encoding flagellar basal body-associated FliL family protein, producing MFKNKIFILIVSILIAITLILTAAFVLWNFMEKNNESKDPAAKAQDAVASVKPTKAPSAEAVKANTAIIKDILTNLSGSQNFIKISFAFELENAKGKAEFDSLLDSAVKGTIVQALGDLTKDQIEGSKGSDSLTSTLMNKLNPLLHEGKIKQIWITDKVLQ
- a CDS encoding TIGR02530 family flagellar biosynthesis protein, with the translated sequence MTERISIGQLYPNAVSPASTRRTPVQQPVSTPGIPKFQQLLQDQFVRFSHHAEVRLKERGIQLKPEQLDKLSQAIDKVAAKGAKDALMILGGNALIVNVPNRTVVTALDGTSMNEHVFTQIDSAIVIA
- a CDS encoding response regulator, translated to MANRILIVDDAAFMRMMIRDILSKNGYEVCGEANDGAQAIEKYKELKPDLITMDITMPEMDGIQALKEIKKIEPNAKVIMCSAMGQQAMVIDAIQAGAKDFIVKPFQADRVIEAIKKTLG
- a CDS encoding flagellar FlbD family protein, which produces MISLTRLNGKPIFLNALLIEQIEETPDTMISLTTGKKITVLEKAEVVVSLVRTYMQEIGSVRATIKSKDAEGS
- the fliY gene encoding flagellar motor switch phosphatase FliY — protein: MTNNRDYLSQEEIDALLRQSSDDSPASSYQGPPKVEDYLSSLEQDALGEIGNITFGSAATALSTLLGKKVDITTPRVSIIGKEELEQEFPKPHVAVHVNYVDGFDGINLLVIKTSDAQVIADLMMGGDGTGGDENLSEIHISAVQEAMNQMMGSSATSMSTIFNRFVNISPPGIDILNLSKGEGKLPDEDVFIKISFRLIIGDLIDSNIMQLLPVPFAKEMVSILMGGGSESEMEAAPAAQAPAPSAPKQEVHTPPPAAAQPVYEQPMYQQQQQPMYEQPMYQQPPMGQPMYPPQQPMYQQPPAAAYGGMPNRNVNVQPVQFGNLQNGSYSHAEDTNLDLLLDIPLKVTVELGRTHKVIKDILELSQGSIIELDKLAGEPVDILVNNKLIAKGEVVVIDENFGVRVTDIVNQWERIQKLQ
- the flgG gene encoding flagellar basal body rod protein FlgG — its product is MLRSLYSGVSGMRGFQTKLDVIGNNIANVNTIGFKGSRVMFKDILSQTVSGVSAPDDNRGGVNAQQVGLGVSLAAIDTIHTPGSAMTTNVTTDLRINGDGFFAVGTAEQTDAPYLTRSGNFTLDPTRNLVNAEGLHVMGAEGAGPIVIPEDIVSFSIAQNGDIIGIDSTGATVTTGQKVGVVKVINPSGLEKIGGNLYRMTANANPEGALTIDVPGNTATGTGTLISGQLEMSNVDLTGEFTEMIIAQRGFQANSRIITTSDEVLQEVVNLKR
- the fliM gene encoding flagellar motor switch protein FliM; translation: MVDVLSQNEIDALLAALSSGEMDADELKKEDTQKKVRAYDFKRAVRFSKDHIRSLTRIHENFARFLTTYFSAQLRTFVQISVVQVEQLPYDEFIRSIPKMTILNIFEAEPLEGRMVLEVHPNVAFAMLDRLLGGAGTTPTKINALTEIETIVMERIFSRAFDSLQEAWKTVIDIQPRLEALETNPQFMQIVSPNETIALISLSTKIGDTTGMINLCIPHVVIEPIMPRLSVHHWFVSQKKTRAPEEVEALQSRLEKTKLPLIAELGSSEINIRDFLGLTIGDVIPLHKSVEDSLQVKVGEKLKYLGSPGTLKGKMAVQITEIVNEGEEDYDE
- the fliP gene encoding flagellar type III secretion system pore protein FliP (The bacterial flagellar biogenesis protein FliP forms a type III secretion system (T3SS)-type pore required for flagellar assembly.) — its product is MKRNKRILALLIVFISVFLISLTASAAETDPNNPIPGLNVNIGTGGAAAGSSNTVTLLLLLTVLSLAPSFLILMTSFTRIVIVLGFVRTSLGTQQMPPNQVLIGLALFLTFFIMSPTLGEVNQTALQPYLKGEINQTQAFEKASLPMKKFMFKHTRQKDLKLFLDYTKAKAPTGVEDIPITSLVPAYAISELKSAFQMGFMIFIPFLVIDMVVSSTLMAMGMMMLPPVMISLPFKILLFILVDGWYLVVRSLLLSYG
- the flhB gene encoding flagellar biosynthesis protein FlhB; this translates as MSQPYRLQLDLQWFAGEKTEPATAKKRQDARKKGQVAKSMDLPAALILLFSFLSFLLFGSYMKVRIISMFKNVYNNQLNMDITMGNVQVLFTNLVTQGLIILAPIFILVVLIAFIGNYAQIGFMFIGDPLMMKFSKINPLEGFKKIFSLRTVMDFLKSTMKMLIIGYVVYTTLMGEKAKLLGLGHSPLESTFSFIASLTLKLGIKIGAILIVLAVFDYIYQKYEYEKSLKMSKQDIKDEYKKSEGDPLIKGKIRAKQRQMAMQRMMQEVPKADVIITNPTHFAVALKYDSSNMQAPTVIAKGADYVALKIKEVAKKNGVVTMENKPLARAIFAQVEIGEAIPADLFQAVAEVLAYVYKIKGKTN
- the fliR gene encoding flagellar biosynthetic protein FliR; its protein translation is MTNIFFQAIPIFLLIFCRITSFFVVVPVLSSRNVPMMFKIGLSVFISFLIFASMGLDKPIPLDGEYILLIIREMLIGILLGFLAYIFFTVVQTAGSFMDMQIGYSMASVIDPLTGVSSPMLGNLKYMVAILLFLTFDGHHFLIRAIIDSYKWVPLDNQLFAHIYNGEISDFLVKSLSKMFYLSFQLAAPIIAALFLTDLGLGLLTRVAPQFNIFVIGAPLKMILGLFLLVVLFPELISQFQNLFATIFDYMEKLLQLVSGTQQPSP
- the fliQ gene encoding flagellar biosynthesis protein FliQ; translated protein: MGSEFVIRIAGEAVYTVLKASAPMLIIGLVVGLIISIFQATTQIQEQTLAFVPKIVAVLLSILIFGPWIMNTLVDFTFNLLNNLYKFVG
- a CDS encoding flagellar hook-length control protein FliK produces the protein MDVQIAKVPTANTTSTATAGKTASTDAASKDAFNQVLGGQLSQESTAGEQSATDPAISLNMLLQMLQSLVLPIQGAVAQPNQGTEDQPLPEMLLEAMNSNPALAEQLLQDPKVGQWFADAKLLLQTLGDGQASGAFPISNGLNLQPADTLNLDAQNTLLALATLTKQQPDNPIVKFLNQDLQNTIQPLLPELMANLKGPAISSKPATPVVEAAEGSVDGNKEELVHVDKASHHKRTSNLVLPQKLDGDSFTLVQQPKSRLELLAAKNVFISSTLESQTDSKESFVDLVDLPTESNLSTNTVVTIADLQKAQIANTAVVKAPATINAGNFAEEMTEHVLKNMKITVAGSFSEAKLSLFPKNLGQVDVRISMHDGQLIAQFAADTLAGKQMLESQLPSLRQALQVQGLQVEKLEVTQNQNMQSSMFQDQRQQQTFGQSQQQNKNRTGNFQEDSLDFNQEVDNIAQVRTAVNGNSFDVIA